From the genome of Vicia villosa cultivar HV-30 ecotype Madison, WI linkage group LG2, Vvil1.0, whole genome shotgun sequence, one region includes:
- the LOC131649779 gene encoding uncharacterized protein LOC131649779, with protein MSPKLPPKLRKFDSGYEKRKKKKRINELTQSQAGALDKFLIKKPQIPIENSNVDNVNLRSFEELVLSETMEDNIDQLDAEYVDSVNDIDFDTTKIDQLDVDLDAENVDSVNDNRNDIFDPRIWDSLESKMIDLLASKGPRRDFSIVKGPKDKSSRRFTTNLGQLANEGFGDWAHVGERLREHEKGMEHVKNMTTWYELRPRLQNFQTIDKTSQRLINKEKDHWKSVLKRIISIVKFLAKHNLAFRGSNERLYQKSNGNFLGLIEMLAEFDPIVQEHVRRITNDNIHVHFLGHNI; from the exons atgtCTCCTAAATTACCTCCTAAACTTAGAAAGTTTGATTCGGGATATGAGAAAcgcaagaaaaagaaaagaattaatgAGCTAACTCAATCTCAAGCAGGAGCTCTCGAtaaatttcttataaaaaaaccACAAATTCCAATTGAAAATTCAAATGTTGATAATGTTAATTTAAGAAGTTTTGAAGAATTAGTTTTATCTGAAACTATGGAGGATAATATTGATCAATTAGATGCTGAGTATGTTGATAGTGTTAATGATATTGATTTTGATACTACCAAAATTGATCAACTAGATGTTGATTTAGATGCTGAGAATGTTGATAGTGTTAATGACAATCGTAATGATATATTTGATCCAAGAATTTGGGATTCCCTTGAGTCTAAAATGATTGATTTATTAGCTTCAAAAGGTCCTAGAAGAGATTTCTCTATAGTGAAGGGTCCTAAAGATAAATCATCTAGGCGTTTTACGACAAATTT AGGTCAATTAGCAAATGAGGGTTTTGGTGATTGGGCACATGTTGGTGAAAGGCTTAGAGAGCACGAGAAAGGCATGGAACATGTTAAGAATATGACTACGTGGTATGAGTTGCGTCCAAGAttgcaaaattttcaaacaattGATAAAACATCTCAAAGATTGATTAACAAAGAAAAGGATCATTGGAAAAGTgttttaaaaagaattatttcAATAGTGAAATTTCTTGCTAAACATAATTTGGCCTTTCGTGGTTCTAATGAGAGATTGTACCAAAAAAGCAATGGGAATTTTTTGGGTTTAATTGAAATGTTGGCTGAATTTGATCCAATTGTCCAAGAACATGTTAGACGTATTACAAATGATAATATTCATGTTCACTTTCTTGGACATaacatttaa